From one Bordetella genomosp. 9 genomic stretch:
- a CDS encoding type III secretion HpaP family protein, translated as MNVSPSTQPSAPQPPQRGARLAENPRRLPMRVPVDPVDPDEAAVFRALLCERDGRQPDARVERFHPRVGMDLPERRSEREDDIGRVTRRQADLERQEDMSTEDASLAPRDLGALAAMVTKVYLDALHDERRTIGIALNEDLLPATRLSVQERGGRLAVDFVSMNACARDRLRRGAAALANRIAADLSRDVAVKVAAHDGDRQPLEVHADAAPAPRRESMA; from the coding sequence ATGAATGTGTCGCCGTCCACGCAGCCGTCCGCCCCGCAGCCGCCGCAACGCGGCGCCCGTCTGGCGGAAAACCCGCGCCGCCTGCCCATGCGGGTTCCCGTCGATCCCGTCGACCCAGACGAAGCCGCCGTGTTCCGTGCGCTGTTGTGCGAGCGTGACGGGAGGCAACCCGACGCGCGCGTCGAGCGTTTCCATCCGCGTGTCGGAATGGACCTGCCAGAGCGCCGTTCCGAGCGCGAGGATGACATCGGGCGCGTGACGCGACGGCAGGCCGATCTCGAACGCCAGGAAGACATGTCCACCGAAGATGCATCGCTTGCGCCCAGGGATCTGGGCGCGCTGGCAGCCATGGTCACCAAGGTCTATCTCGACGCGCTGCACGACGAGCGCCGCACGATAGGCATCGCGCTGAACGAAGACCTGCTCCCCGCCACGCGTCTATCCGTCCAGGAGCGAGGGGGGCGGCTGGCGGTGGACTTCGTCAGCATGAATGCCTGCGCGCGCGACCGCCTGCGGCGTGGCGCGGCCGCGCTGGCGAACCGCATCGCGGCGGACCTGTCGCGCGATGTCGCCGTCAAGGTGGCGGCCCATGACGGCGATCGACAACCATTGGAAGTGCACGCGGACGCGGCGCCCGCGCCGCGGCGGGAGTCGATGGCATGA
- the sctO gene encoding type III secretion system stalk subunit SctO translates to MTAIARDLRRDLVVLRRLREDRAARALAQLYRQSEEAALHLAREQRQLEHWRIQAADEEAAMYAALLAEPVNRRELERSFGKIDALRQRTRVLERAVASAREKRDEADAALDQGRAARAAAARATRKSTEVLERYRRHRALEQERAADDALDEAAVMMHGRFVS, encoded by the coding sequence ATGACGGCGATCGCGCGTGACCTGAGACGCGACCTGGTCGTCCTGCGTCGCCTGCGCGAAGACCGCGCGGCCCGGGCATTGGCCCAGTTGTATCGCCAGTCCGAAGAAGCCGCCTTGCATCTGGCTCGCGAGCAGCGGCAGTTGGAACACTGGCGCATCCAGGCCGCCGACGAAGAGGCGGCCATGTACGCGGCCTTGCTCGCCGAACCGGTCAACCGGCGCGAGCTGGAGCGCAGCTTCGGAAAAATCGACGCGCTGCGCCAGCGGACGCGGGTCCTGGAACGGGCCGTGGCGTCGGCACGTGAGAAACGCGACGAAGCGGACGCGGCGCTGGACCAGGGAAGGGCCGCGCGTGCCGCCGCGGCCAGGGCGACACGCAAGTCGACGGAAGTGCTGGAGCGCTACCGCCGACACCGCGCCCTGGAGCAAGAGCGGGCCGCCGACGATGCCCTGGATGAGGCGGCCGTCATGATGCACGGCCGCTTCGTGTCCTGA
- the sctN gene encoding type III secretion system ATPase SctN, whose product MFDHILPRLRASLAEARTIEVIGRVTQVTGTIIRAAVAGARVGQLCILRDPDGGGDIKAEVIGFAEDAALLTPIGDTRGISPRTEVLPTDGVLSVPVGMALLGRVLDGLGRPLDEATRGPLATTQTYPVQGPAPHPLSRMPIQQPLELGIRVIDGLLTCGVGQRVGIFAAAGGGKSTLMGMLANGADVDVRVVALIGERGREVGEFLQRDLGDNLGNSVVVCATSDRSAMERVKSAYVATAIAEYFRDQGKRVLLLMDSVTRFARAQREIGLAAGEPPTRRGFPPSVFAVLPRLLERAGMNARGSITAFYTVLVEGDDMTEPVADEVRSILDGHIVLSRKLGAEHHFPAVDVLASASRVMRNVVPREHAAAAGRFRELMAKYAEIELLLNIGEYQPGHDPVADEAVRKIGDMRQFLRQATQDEKDRFDATVARMAGLVHG is encoded by the coding sequence ATGTTTGATCACATCCTTCCCCGGCTGCGCGCGAGCCTGGCCGAGGCCCGCACCATTGAGGTGATCGGGCGCGTCACCCAGGTAACGGGCACGATCATACGGGCCGCGGTGGCCGGGGCGCGCGTGGGCCAGCTCTGCATATTGCGGGACCCCGATGGCGGCGGCGACATCAAGGCCGAAGTCATCGGCTTCGCCGAGGACGCCGCGCTGTTGACGCCCATCGGCGATACGCGCGGAATCTCACCCCGGACGGAGGTCCTGCCCACGGATGGCGTACTGAGCGTGCCGGTGGGCATGGCCCTGCTGGGGCGCGTGCTCGATGGGCTGGGGCGCCCCTTGGATGAGGCGACGCGCGGCCCGCTCGCCACGACGCAGACGTACCCTGTCCAGGGTCCCGCGCCGCATCCCCTGTCGCGCATGCCCATCCAGCAGCCCCTGGAACTGGGCATACGCGTCATCGATGGCCTGTTGACCTGTGGCGTAGGCCAGCGCGTGGGCATTTTCGCGGCGGCGGGCGGCGGCAAGTCGACCTTGATGGGCATGTTGGCCAACGGCGCGGACGTCGACGTGCGCGTAGTCGCCCTGATCGGGGAACGCGGGCGCGAGGTCGGCGAGTTCCTGCAGCGTGACCTGGGCGACAACCTCGGCAATAGCGTCGTGGTGTGCGCCACCAGCGACCGGTCGGCGATGGAGCGCGTCAAGTCGGCTTATGTGGCGACCGCGATCGCCGAATACTTCCGCGACCAGGGCAAGCGGGTGCTGCTGCTGATGGACTCGGTGACCCGTTTCGCCCGTGCCCAGCGTGAGATCGGCTTGGCCGCGGGCGAGCCGCCGACACGGCGGGGTTTTCCTCCATCGGTCTTCGCCGTGCTGCCCAGGCTGCTGGAACGCGCCGGCATGAACGCGCGCGGTTCGATTACCGCGTTCTATACGGTGCTGGTCGAAGGCGATGACATGACCGAGCCGGTCGCCGACGAGGTTCGTTCCATCCTGGATGGCCATATCGTGCTGTCACGCAAGCTCGGTGCGGAGCACCATTTTCCGGCCGTCGACGTGCTGGCTTCGGCCAGTCGTGTGATGCGCAATGTCGTGCCGCGCGAACATGCGGCGGCGGCGGGGCGCTTCCGGGAACTGATGGCCAAATACGCGGAGATCGAACTGTTGCTCAATATTGGCGAATATCAGCCTGGCCACGACCCCGTGGCGGACGAGGCGGTCCGCAAGATAGGCGATATGCGGCAATTCCTGCGCCAGGCGACGCAGGACGAGAAGGATCGCTTCGATGCCACCGTTGCACGCATGGCCGGCCTGGTGCACGGATGA
- a CDS encoding HrpE/YscL family type III secretion apparatus protein, with protein sequence MGKVLRRDEHVAFLDAKGLIRRARDDATRVAEQAREAYRRECERGYAEGMQAARVEQAAAMLSVARQTADYLRQVEREMAELVVAAVRRIVGDFDATDRALTVVRGGLAVLRRQKNVLLRMHTDDAAVVRQHMQALLAQFPGVDYLDVVPDDRLARGTCRMETPIGTIETSLDQQLDVVQRALEIALADQGGSRPAAMPAQDDV encoded by the coding sequence GTGGGAAAGGTCCTTCGCCGCGACGAACACGTCGCGTTCCTGGATGCCAAGGGTCTGATCCGCCGCGCGCGGGATGATGCAACGCGCGTGGCGGAGCAGGCACGCGAGGCCTATCGTCGCGAGTGCGAACGCGGATACGCGGAGGGGATGCAGGCAGCACGCGTCGAGCAAGCCGCCGCCATGCTGTCCGTGGCACGGCAGACGGCCGATTACCTGCGGCAGGTCGAGCGCGAGATGGCGGAACTGGTGGTGGCGGCGGTACGCCGCATCGTAGGGGACTTCGACGCGACCGACCGTGCGCTGACCGTCGTGCGCGGCGGGCTCGCCGTGTTGCGTCGGCAGAAGAATGTGTTGCTGCGCATGCATACCGACGATGCTGCGGTGGTGCGCCAGCATATGCAGGCGCTATTGGCGCAGTTTCCCGGCGTGGATTACCTGGATGTGGTGCCCGACGACCGCCTGGCCCGCGGCACTTGCAGGATGGAAACGCCGATAGGCACGATAGAAACCAGCCTGGACCAGCAGCTCGACGTGGTGCAGCGGGCGCTGGAAATCGCGTTGGCCGATCAAGGCGGATCGCGGCCTGCCGCCATGCCGGCGCAAGATGATGTTTGA
- a CDS encoding SctK family type III secretion system sorting platform protein has product MSGLSSGLSLGVSLGLSLLERPMVVFNFLPSKTLHPTRMADYGPWPRACALAVGPAAAASWHRHWSAAILQREGLHAMPVTDGAAVGLDIAVLPRDALALLVRRMGVALCAPRLRYAIMGSSVRALQDALGPDVMHWVRDARAIHPGLPGAMLVDAGQARRDIDLAGHALLYLAFQGAPPAVARRLFLKLPPLPGPSPSLPAATANDDIVQAVSAAIDSDGAMALAQAVRGSPIFRGRDDIPG; this is encoded by the coding sequence ATGTCTGGCTTGTCGTCGGGTTTGTCGTTGGGCGTGTCGTTGGGCTTGTCCTTGCTGGAGCGACCGATGGTCGTCTTCAACTTTCTGCCGAGTAAAACCCTGCATCCCACGCGTATGGCGGACTACGGGCCCTGGCCCCGCGCCTGCGCCCTGGCTGTCGGCCCCGCCGCCGCGGCGTCTTGGCATCGTCACTGGTCCGCCGCGATACTCCAGCGGGAAGGCTTGCACGCCATGCCAGTGACCGACGGCGCGGCCGTCGGGCTCGACATCGCTGTCCTGCCGCGGGACGCGCTGGCCTTGCTGGTACGCCGGATGGGCGTGGCGCTATGCGCCCCACGGTTGCGCTACGCCATCATGGGTTCTTCCGTGCGGGCCTTGCAGGATGCACTGGGGCCGGACGTCATGCATTGGGTCAGGGATGCCCGCGCCATCCATCCCGGCCTGCCCGGCGCGATGTTGGTCGATGCCGGCCAGGCACGCCGCGACATCGACCTGGCCGGCCATGCCTTGCTTTATCTGGCATTCCAGGGCGCGCCGCCAGCCGTGGCGCGCCGCCTGTTCCTGAAGCTTCCGCCTCTGCCTGGCCCGTCACCATCGTTGCCGGCGGCCACGGCGAACGACGATATCGTGCAAGCGGTGTCGGCGGCCATCGATAGCGATGGCGCGATGGCGCTGGCACAGGCCGTCCGCGGCAGTCCAATCTTCCGGGGGCGAGATGATATTCCGGGTTGA
- the sctJ gene encoding type III secretion system inner membrane ring lipoprotein SctJ: protein MQQASPLVYMRLVGAIALALLVGCSSRVELFSAATDAEANEILAVLLQSSIPAEKQLKKNGVTLSVAESDVAKALSILRLQGLPRERFEGMGKIFQKEGMISSPLEERARYIYALSQELESTLTRMDGVLVARVHVVLPDQDAAKINKTPASAAVFIKHQSGYNLDVLKPQIRTLVSHAIPDLGEDRVSVVLVMAQRAGVSAAASLPATLPANFPSSLQTARDAGQGEGPQAMQGRRATWIWWLAGVLAIACAAGVAAIWVWRKRRDGFVHDSPLDRGPGVGGFGQG, encoded by the coding sequence ATGCAGCAAGCATCGCCCCTGGTATACATGCGGCTGGTCGGTGCGATCGCGCTCGCACTGCTCGTGGGCTGTTCCAGCCGCGTGGAACTGTTTTCGGCGGCCACGGATGCCGAAGCCAACGAAATCCTGGCCGTGCTGTTGCAATCCTCCATACCCGCCGAGAAGCAGCTCAAGAAGAACGGCGTCACCCTGTCCGTCGCCGAGTCGGATGTCGCCAAGGCGCTCAGTATCCTCCGGCTGCAGGGCCTGCCCAGGGAACGCTTCGAAGGCATGGGCAAGATCTTCCAGAAGGAAGGCATGATCTCATCCCCCCTGGAAGAGCGGGCGCGTTATATCTACGCGCTTTCGCAGGAACTCGAAAGCACGCTGACCAGGATGGACGGCGTTCTGGTCGCCCGCGTCCATGTCGTGCTGCCCGACCAGGATGCCGCGAAGATCAACAAGACCCCGGCTTCCGCCGCGGTATTCATCAAGCATCAGTCCGGCTACAACCTGGACGTGCTGAAGCCGCAGATCCGCACGCTGGTGTCGCACGCCATTCCGGATCTGGGCGAAGACCGGGTGTCCGTGGTGCTGGTCATGGCCCAACGGGCGGGGGTATCCGCCGCGGCCTCGCTACCGGCAACCTTGCCGGCGAATTTTCCATCATCCCTGCAAACGGCCCGTGACGCCGGGCAGGGCGAAGGCCCGCAGGCCATGCAGGGAAGGCGGGCAACCTGGATCTGGTGGCTTGCGGGTGTGCTGGCGATTGCCTGCGCCGCGGGCGTCGCCGCGATCTGGGTTTGGCGCAAGCGGCGCGATGGTTTCGTGCACGACTCCCCGCTGGACAGGGGGCCCGGCGTGGGCGGCTTCGGTCAAGGTTGA
- the sctE gene encoding type III secretion system translocon subunit SctE, with protein MSTSIQTPGPLSWPGDAMVVTGGNAHAKEASDPLDSIVQAIEDIVGSFSGPRDDTEARRPTVKAMETHDANGAPFLAAPGAPVVAPLASLAAPSPLNVGLLVAEVQGLRTEANGALVNDRTNESYDQMKARVDRYVDAQMNSIKEFEQKAADFLENAGRWYNRLTSWVSETLGPYMPYITVAIAAVATVATGGAAWPALALAGAALANHVLKQNGIDVVGAVSDAIKSTGSVVSKKAADTLADTVGAVMGLLLADPNPLAKFCGNIAKAFGASKETVERVEFWGQIVGMAIVVIGNLAVAGGGAVIKSLAKALSGLGAGSGSVASNVASAATETLKRFVGSMEQLAQDVIQIIRQSLAKLKELAQLFQKAMQSAKNLNVATVRGAASTVRDSVAGWQPRIDTGAKVAQTAVNGANGGIGGANGWRNLNLGMAQWDVEIAQANRRKTEQLLGITREQMHDTDDITRRSMDRVARNLQANADLTRDYTGELATRASIQSEQMTA; from the coding sequence ATGAGCACAAGTATTCAAACTCCCGGGCCGCTGTCGTGGCCCGGCGATGCAATGGTGGTGACCGGCGGCAATGCCCATGCCAAGGAAGCATCCGATCCCTTGGATTCCATCGTCCAGGCGATCGAAGATATCGTCGGAAGCTTCAGCGGACCGCGCGACGACACCGAAGCCAGGCGGCCGACGGTGAAAGCCATGGAAACGCACGACGCGAACGGCGCGCCTTTCCTGGCGGCGCCGGGCGCGCCGGTCGTGGCGCCCTTGGCGTCCTTGGCGGCCCCGTCGCCGCTCAATGTCGGCCTGCTGGTGGCGGAAGTGCAAGGCCTGCGCACCGAGGCCAACGGCGCCCTGGTCAATGACAGGACCAACGAGTCCTACGACCAGATGAAGGCCCGCGTCGACAGATATGTCGACGCGCAGATGAACAGCATCAAGGAATTCGAGCAGAAGGCCGCGGACTTCCTCGAGAACGCCGGCCGCTGGTACAACCGGCTGACCAGCTGGGTGTCGGAAACCCTGGGTCCTTACATGCCCTATATCACCGTGGCGATTGCCGCGGTGGCGACCGTCGCGACCGGCGGCGCCGCCTGGCCTGCTCTGGCCCTGGCCGGCGCGGCCCTGGCGAACCATGTATTGAAGCAGAACGGTATCGACGTCGTCGGCGCGGTATCGGATGCGATCAAATCGACCGGCAGTGTCGTATCGAAGAAAGCCGCGGATACGCTGGCCGATACGGTCGGTGCGGTAATGGGACTGCTGTTGGCGGACCCGAATCCCCTGGCCAAGTTCTGCGGCAATATCGCGAAGGCGTTCGGCGCCAGCAAAGAAACGGTCGAGCGGGTGGAATTCTGGGGGCAGATCGTCGGCATGGCCATCGTGGTCATAGGCAATCTGGCCGTGGCCGGCGGCGGGGCCGTCATCAAGAGTCTCGCGAAAGCGCTGTCCGGCCTGGGCGCCGGTAGCGGCTCGGTCGCGTCGAACGTGGCGTCGGCGGCGACGGAGACCTTGAAGCGCTTCGTCGGTTCAATGGAACAGCTTGCGCAGGATGTCATCCAGATCATCCGCCAGTCCCTGGCCAAGCTGAAGGAGCTGGCTCAACTGTTCCAGAAGGCCATGCAGTCCGCGAAAAACCTGAACGTGGCGACGGTCAGGGGAGCGGCCTCGACCGTCAGGGACAGCGTGGCCGGGTGGCAGCCAAGGATCGATACCGGGGCCAAGGTCGCGCAGACAGCGGTGAACGGGGCGAATGGCGGTATCGGCGGTGCCAATGGCTGGCGCAACCTGAACTTGGGCATGGCGCAATGGGACGTCGAGATCGCCCAGGCCAATCGGCGCAAGACGGAGCAGTTGCTGGGCATTACCCGCGAGCAGATGCATGACACCGATGACATCACCAGGCGGTCGATGGACAGGGTCGCGCGGAACCTGCAGGCCAATGCCGATCTGACCCGCGACTACACCGGGGAGCTGGCGACGCGGGCATCGATCCAATCGGAACAGATGACGGCGTAG
- a CDS encoding SycD/LcrH family type III secretion system chaperone has translation MAAPYRGHGRGVDVMRVVRGILKNDRPLGDSLGIRDGDRQRLHAVAHDLYRQARYDLAQHLFAQLVLYDNKDPRYMKGLAAATQMLGQHEHAVHMYAVAALMDVNDPSVVMHAGDCFRAMGKPARAFDSFDLARSMCSRPEHQQIKLRCDQALAGLRQAA, from the coding sequence ATGGCCGCACCGTATCGCGGTCATGGTCGCGGCGTCGACGTCATGCGCGTCGTGCGCGGGATCCTGAAAAACGATCGTCCGTTGGGCGATTCCCTGGGCATCCGCGATGGGGATCGCCAGCGGTTGCATGCCGTGGCCCACGACCTCTATCGGCAAGCCAGGTACGACCTGGCCCAACATCTGTTCGCGCAGCTGGTGCTGTATGACAACAAGGATCCGCGATACATGAAGGGGCTGGCCGCCGCCACTCAGATGCTGGGGCAGCACGAGCACGCCGTGCACATGTACGCCGTCGCGGCGCTCATGGACGTCAATGATCCTTCCGTTGTCATGCACGCGGGAGACTGCTTCCGCGCCATGGGCAAGCCCGCCCGGGCCTTCGATTCCTTCGATCTCGCGCGGTCCATGTGCAGCAGGCCGGAGCACCAACAGATAAAGCTGCGTTGCGATCAGGCACTTGCCGGACTCAGGCAGGCGGCCTGA
- a CDS encoding CDC27 family protein — MNQTHSAPLPAETIELLQVLAFLKLQNGKARDAVALLEACNRAGGCQGRALILLAYAQLRAGAPEQALSVLDRADTQALALPACRVVRAQALSAAGRHDEARQAMQAYAATRTSPPTATSA; from the coding sequence ATGAACCAGACACACTCGGCCCCGCTTCCCGCCGAGACCATCGAATTGCTGCAAGTGCTGGCCTTTCTCAAGTTACAGAACGGCAAGGCGCGCGACGCCGTCGCCTTGCTGGAAGCGTGCAACCGGGCAGGCGGCTGCCAGGGCCGCGCGTTGATCCTGCTGGCTTATGCGCAGTTGCGCGCCGGCGCACCGGAGCAGGCGCTTTCCGTGCTGGACCGCGCGGATACGCAGGCGCTCGCCTTGCCCGCCTGTCGCGTGGTGCGCGCACAAGCGCTGTCGGCCGCCGGCCGCCATGACGAGGCGCGGCAGGCCATGCAGGCCTACGCCGCCACCCGTACCAGCCCCCCTACCGCCACATCCGCCTAG